Proteins encoded together in one Flavobacteriales bacterium window:
- a CDS encoding T9SS type A sorting domain-containing protein translates to MGHRLSLTCLALVIAIRAFAQCGTLAPQGPLPLSIPMDAPTRGGGPQFIIPTVVHVFYSDIQQPVAPWTIRNSINVANEVLRGTNDDLSDVCSAFEPIIGDLSVELRLAHLDPSGNCISGIVYHYYDISIGAPNITGAAFDPSKYLNIFLYGVSAFSSATIPQPGGDPNDPNDGIFWMRTHAGNGRILAHEVGHWLGLYHTFGNSNNPGVACGDDGVLDTPVTMGSPGTCDTTLTVCTPGVVENVDNIMDYSSCRRMFTEGQAGRVAAVMTDLAYPRHMHVTAQNLEDTGVQPEVPCALNVDFHYSVEPSCSNAVVTVVPLVTCLVADQFIWTHAGASMAPNTQASPVLTYTAAGSYTVKLKACAGAVCDSVEQVIPVALNSGSSNGLAIGPVPYAEDFEDGFAFPDANAALVDNGGQLWQVSAATGYNSAHCIVVPPAPSPLAGEQVEVRIGNFDFSGLSMPTVRFKIAGTNYPMVRFANVGLYLRDLCDGTLPVGPWYTLSQFYFSGTNTDSAFVPTAPAQWYDLAFGTGQWNLYDNAELTIRISKDWLPAPFYDETVYLDNITIGEYDAVMGLEQGGAAGGRLVYPNPAHGELRVNARANDVLRIADMTGRLVLTRTMRTDPLVLDVSGWATGAYVLSVDRGGTLLHERLVVQ, encoded by the coding sequence ATGGGCCATCGCTTATCCTTGACCTGCCTTGCTCTGGTGATCGCGATAAGAGCCTTCGCGCAGTGCGGCACCCTGGCTCCCCAAGGCCCGCTGCCGCTCAGCATCCCAATGGATGCCCCAACGCGCGGCGGCGGTCCGCAGTTCATCATCCCCACGGTGGTGCACGTGTTCTACTCGGACATCCAACAGCCCGTTGCGCCATGGACCATCCGGAACTCCATCAACGTGGCCAACGAAGTGCTCCGTGGCACCAACGATGATCTCTCCGATGTGTGCTCAGCGTTCGAGCCGATCATCGGAGACCTCTCGGTGGAACTGCGCCTGGCCCACCTCGACCCGTCGGGCAATTGCATCTCGGGCATCGTGTACCACTACTACGACATCAGCATCGGCGCGCCGAACATCACCGGCGCGGCGTTCGATCCATCGAAGTACCTCAACATCTTCCTCTACGGCGTGTCCGCCTTCTCCTCCGCGACGATCCCGCAGCCGGGCGGCGATCCGAACGACCCGAACGATGGCATCTTCTGGATGCGGACGCACGCGGGCAATGGCCGCATCCTGGCCCACGAGGTGGGGCATTGGCTCGGGCTCTACCACACCTTCGGCAACAGCAACAACCCGGGCGTGGCCTGCGGCGATGATGGCGTGCTGGACACCCCGGTCACCATGGGTTCGCCCGGTACCTGCGACACCACCCTCACGGTTTGCACCCCAGGCGTGGTGGAGAACGTGGACAACATCATGGACTATTCAAGCTGTCGCCGGATGTTCACCGAAGGCCAGGCCGGGCGCGTGGCCGCCGTGATGACCGACCTGGCCTATCCGCGCCACATGCACGTCACCGCGCAGAACCTCGAGGATACCGGCGTGCAGCCCGAGGTGCCCTGCGCGCTCAATGTGGACTTCCACTACAGCGTGGAGCCGAGTTGCAGCAATGCCGTGGTCACAGTGGTGCCGCTCGTCACCTGCCTGGTGGCCGACCAGTTCATCTGGACCCATGCTGGAGCGAGCATGGCGCCCAACACGCAGGCTTCGCCGGTGCTCACCTACACGGCTGCGGGGAGCTATACGGTTAAGCTCAAGGCGTGCGCGGGTGCGGTGTGCGATTCGGTGGAGCAGGTCATCCCCGTGGCCTTGAACAGCGGGAGCAGCAACGGGCTCGCCATTGGCCCAGTGCCCTATGCAGAGGATTTCGAGGACGGCTTCGCCTTCCCGGATGCCAACGCCGCATTGGTCGACAACGGCGGACAGCTCTGGCAGGTGTCCGCCGCCACGGGTTACAACAGCGCGCATTGCATCGTGGTGCCACCGGCCCCTTCCCCCTTGGCAGGCGAGCAGGTGGAGGTGCGCATCGGCAACTTCGACTTCAGCGGCTTGAGCATGCCCACCGTGCGCTTCAAGATCGCCGGCACCAACTACCCAATGGTGCGCTTCGCGAATGTGGGCCTTTACCTGCGCGACCTCTGCGATGGCACGTTGCCCGTGGGGCCGTGGTACACCCTCTCGCAATTTTACTTCTCCGGCACGAACACGGACAGCGCCTTCGTGCCCACGGCGCCCGCGCAGTGGTATGATCTGGCCTTCGGAACGGGCCAATGGAACCTCTACGACAACGCGGAGCTCACCATCCGCATCAGCAAGGACTGGCTGCCGGCGCCCTTCTATGACGAGACCGTGTACCTGGACAACATCACCATCGGGGAGTACGACGCGGTGATGGGCCTCGAGCAGGGGGGCGCTGCAGGGGGGCGCCTGGTCTACCCCAATCCCGCGCATGGTGAGCTGCGCGTGAATGCGCGTGCGAACGATGTGCTGCGCATCGCGGATATGACCGGCCGCCTGGTGCTCACCCGCACCATGCGGACGGATCCGCTCGTGCTCGATGTGAGCGGATGGGCAACGGGTGCCTATGTGCTCAGTGTGGATCGCGGAGGGACCTTGCTCCACGAGCGCTTGGTGGTGCAGTGA
- a CDS encoding VWA domain-containing protein, whose amino-acid sequence MLGHRFAKYVPPQDDSTPFERLLPLFIELLTHTSGDVEEALDWMDELDKEHGFYTKAYGRKEFEDDLRKHGMIGRPTKGGKTPLTGKAEKLIRERALDQVFGKLKKSERGSHGLRKAGPGDEPTSDRRAFRFGDRIEQVAMSDSIRNAQQRGIDDLRMSEDDLEVIETEHQSACATVLMIDISHSMILYGEDRITPAKKVAMALAELIKRRYPKDTLDIVVFGNDAWQVSLKDLPYLQVGPFHTNTVAGLELAMDILRRRKVRNRRIVMITDGKPSCIKRDGEYYMNSFGLDDFIVARCLDAAARARKAQIPITTFMIARDPHLQRFIERFTEANQGRAFYTGLQGLADMVFRDHASNRKAS is encoded by the coding sequence ATGCTCGGGCACCGCTTCGCCAAGTACGTTCCGCCGCAGGACGATAGCACGCCCTTCGAGCGCTTGCTGCCGCTCTTCATCGAGCTGCTCACCCATACCAGCGGCGATGTGGAAGAGGCGCTCGACTGGATGGACGAGCTGGACAAGGAGCACGGCTTCTACACGAAGGCCTATGGCCGGAAGGAGTTCGAGGACGACCTGCGCAAGCACGGCATGATCGGCCGGCCCACGAAAGGCGGGAAGACGCCGCTCACCGGCAAGGCCGAGAAGCTGATCCGTGAGCGCGCGCTGGATCAGGTCTTCGGCAAGCTGAAGAAGAGCGAGCGCGGCAGCCACGGCCTGCGCAAGGCCGGTCCGGGCGATGAGCCCACCAGCGACCGGCGCGCCTTCCGCTTCGGCGACCGCATCGAGCAGGTGGCCATGAGCGACAGCATCCGCAATGCCCAGCAGCGCGGCATCGACGACCTGCGCATGAGCGAGGACGATCTGGAAGTGATCGAGACCGAGCACCAGAGCGCCTGCGCCACCGTGCTCATGATCGACATCAGCCACAGCATGATCCTCTACGGCGAGGACCGCATCACGCCCGCCAAGAAGGTGGCCATGGCGCTGGCCGAACTGATCAAGCGCCGCTACCCGAAGGACACGCTCGACATCGTCGTCTTCGGCAACGATGCCTGGCAGGTGAGCTTGAAGGACCTGCCTTACCTGCAGGTGGGTCCCTTCCACACCAACACCGTGGCCGGCCTCGAACTCGCCATGGACATCCTGCGCCGTCGCAAGGTGCGCAACCGCCGCATCGTGATGATCACCGACGGCAAGCCCAGCTGCATCAAGCGCGATGGCGAGTATTACATGAACAGCTTCGGGCTCGACGACTTCATCGTGGCGCGCTGCCTCGATGCCGCCGCTCGCGCGCGGAAGGCGCAGATCCCCATCACCACCTTCATGATCGCGCGCGACCCTCATCTGCAGCGCTTCATCGAGCGCTTCACCGAGGCCAACCAGGGCCGCGCCTTCTACACCGGCCTGCAAGGCCTCGCGGACATGGTGTTCCGCGATCACGCTTCCAACAGGAAGGCTTCCTAA
- a CDS encoding transketolase, translating into MARTKTAPEAEISLSELKEEVLRDYELCVLSREASLIGRKEVLGGKAKFGIFGDGKELAQVCMAKQFRDGDWRSGYYRDMTFMFAIGQLTVQQWFAQLYAHADVSADPSSAGRSMNGHFATRSLDDHGEWKDLMAQPNSSPDISPTAGQMPRLLGLAQASKVFRNNEALHGHTHLTDRGNEVAFGTIGDASTSEGHFWETLNAAGVLQVPMAMSVWDDGWGISVSKAYQTTKGSISALLAGFQREPGTNGIELFKTKGWDYVSLNRTYETAIALCRAEHVPVLIHVEEVTQPQGHSTSGSHERYKSSVSDWIRDKDGNRVEEVPLLDWYKVYDCNVKFREWILNARPGGELIASVQELDEIEAKAKADARAAQKAAWKAFQDEIKTEREEVVGLIEGFGVEGCNAIAAELKAEMSPGRKEVLSAARRALIASGGHAPALQAWVDNALALNADRYGSHLYSQSAKSCLRVPEVPAEYATDEQVDGRIIIRDNFKALFEQEPLLLTFGEDTGKIGDVNQGMEGMQAQFGELRVSDTGIREATILGQGIGLALRGLRPVAEIQYLDYLLYCLQGMSDDLATVLWRTKGGQKCPLIVRTRGHRLEGVWHSGSPMGMIINSLRGVVVCVPRNMQQAAGMYNTLLQSDDPALVIECLNGYRSKERLPSNLGAFTVPIGQVEVVREGTDLTLVSYGSTFNLCAKACETLEGMGISVELIDARTLLPFDRAHRCVESLQKTNRLLVVDEDVPGGASAFILREVLEVQGGYRYLDAAPATLTAKAHRPAYGSDGDYFSKPSVEDVVEKVMGMVRE; encoded by the coding sequence ATGGCCCGCACCAAGACCGCCCCCGAAGCCGAGATCAGCTTGAGCGAATTGAAAGAGGAAGTCCTGCGCGACTACGAGCTCTGCGTGCTCAGCCGCGAGGCCTCGCTCATCGGCCGCAAGGAGGTCCTTGGCGGCAAGGCCAAGTTCGGGATCTTCGGCGATGGCAAGGAGCTGGCGCAGGTGTGCATGGCCAAGCAGTTCCGCGATGGCGATTGGCGCAGCGGCTACTACCGCGACATGACCTTCATGTTCGCCATCGGCCAGCTCACCGTGCAGCAATGGTTCGCGCAGCTCTACGCCCACGCCGATGTGAGCGCCGACCCCAGCAGCGCTGGCCGCAGCATGAACGGCCACTTCGCCACGCGCAGCCTCGACGACCACGGCGAATGGAAGGACCTGATGGCCCAGCCGAATTCCTCGCCCGACATCTCTCCCACGGCCGGACAGATGCCGCGCCTGCTCGGGCTCGCCCAAGCCAGCAAGGTCTTCCGCAACAACGAGGCGCTGCATGGCCACACGCACCTCACCGACCGCGGCAACGAGGTGGCCTTCGGCACCATCGGCGATGCCAGCACCAGCGAGGGCCACTTCTGGGAGACCCTGAATGCCGCCGGCGTGCTGCAAGTGCCCATGGCCATGAGCGTTTGGGACGATGGTTGGGGCATCAGCGTGAGCAAGGCCTACCAGACCACCAAGGGCAGCATCAGCGCGCTGCTCGCAGGATTCCAGCGCGAACCCGGCACCAACGGCATCGAGCTCTTCAAGACCAAGGGCTGGGACTACGTGTCGCTGAACCGCACCTACGAGACGGCCATCGCCCTGTGCCGCGCCGAGCATGTGCCCGTGCTCATCCACGTGGAGGAGGTGACGCAGCCACAGGGCCACAGCACCAGCGGCAGCCACGAGCGCTACAAGAGCAGCGTGAGCGATTGGATCCGCGACAAGGACGGCAACCGCGTGGAGGAAGTGCCCCTGCTCGATTGGTACAAGGTGTACGACTGCAACGTGAAGTTCCGCGAGTGGATCCTGAATGCGCGGCCGGGCGGCGAGCTGATCGCCAGCGTGCAGGAATTGGACGAGATCGAAGCGAAGGCCAAGGCCGATGCGCGCGCAGCGCAGAAAGCCGCGTGGAAGGCTTTCCAGGATGAGATCAAGACGGAGCGGGAAGAGGTTGTGGGGTTGATTGAAGGGTTCGGGGTTGAAGGTTGCAATGCCATTGCCGCGGAGCTGAAGGCCGAGATGTCTCCCGGTCGCAAGGAGGTGCTGAGCGCCGCGCGACGCGCGCTGATCGCATCCGGCGGCCATGCGCCCGCGCTGCAAGCCTGGGTGGACAACGCTCTTGCCCTCAATGCCGACCGCTACGGATCGCACCTTTACTCGCAGAGCGCGAAGAGCTGCTTGCGCGTGCCCGAAGTGCCCGCTGAGTACGCCACCGACGAGCAGGTCGATGGCCGCATCATCATCCGCGACAACTTCAAGGCGCTGTTCGAGCAGGAGCCGCTGCTGCTCACCTTCGGCGAGGACACCGGCAAGATCGGCGACGTGAACCAGGGCATGGAAGGCATGCAGGCCCAGTTCGGCGAGCTGCGCGTCTCCGATACCGGCATCCGCGAGGCCACCATCCTCGGACAGGGCATCGGCTTGGCGCTGCGCGGCCTGCGCCCCGTGGCCGAGATCCAATACCTCGATTACCTGCTCTACTGCCTGCAAGGCATGAGCGACGACCTGGCCACCGTGCTCTGGCGCACCAAGGGTGGACAGAAATGCCCGCTCATCGTGCGCACGCGCGGCCATCGGCTCGAAGGCGTGTGGCACAGCGGCAGCCCCATGGGCATGATCATCAACAGCCTGCGCGGCGTGGTGGTGTGCGTGCCGCGCAACATGCAGCAGGCCGCCGGCATGTACAACACGCTGTTGCAAAGCGATGACCCCGCGCTGGTGATCGAATGCCTCAACGGCTACCGCAGCAAGGAGCGCCTGCCCAGCAACCTCGGCGCCTTCACCGTGCCCATCGGTCAGGTGGAAGTGGTGCGCGAAGGCACCGACCTCACCCTCGTGAGCTACGGCAGCACTTTCAACCTCTGCGCGAAGGCCTGCGAGACGCTCGAAGGCATGGGCATCTCCGTGGAGCTCATCGATGCGCGCACCCTCCTCCCCTTCGACCGCGCGCACCGCTGCGTGGAGAGCTTGCAGAAGACCAACCGGCTGCTGGTGGTAGATGAGGACGTGCCCGGCGGCGCCAGTGCCTTCATCCTCCGCGAAGTGCTCGAAGTGCAGGGCGGCTACCGCTACCTCGATGCCGCACCCGCCACCCTCACCGCCAAGGCCCACCGCCCCGCCTACGGCAGCGATGGCGATTACTTCAGCAAGCCCAGCGTGGAGGATGTGGTGGAGAAGGTGATGGGGATGGTGAGGGAATAA
- a CDS encoding sigma 54-interacting transcriptional regulator, producing MKQPTTLGELKKSGYAPRSVKAELRTNLIARIRAGQPLFEGIHGYEDTVIPALERAILAGHSINLLGLRGQAKTRMARSLVQLLDEWIPVVEGSEINDDPLAPISRFAKDFIATHGDATPITWLHRDQRYTEKLATPDVTVADLIGDSDPIKAANLKLDYSDERVIHFGLIPRSHRGIFVINELPDLQPRIQVALFNILQEGDVQIRGFKLRLPLDIQFVFTANPEDYTNRGAIITPLKDRIQTQILTHYPESIELGMRITAQEARTTTEQATRVRVPDLLRVLVERIAMEARSSEFVDPKSGVSARLTISALESLIGAAELRALRNGEERTVARIADLWAVVPAINGKIELVYEGEQEGADSVARILIATAIRNVFKELFPDAVKARRAAEQASRKPQGRDDYSALLDWFDNDQLELLADAPDAQHLKSLAAVPGLREKVTGKQPYLQPEEVPLWMEFMLHGMAEHSRIGRSKLTRGHRFGDVLGSLLGTSSEEEEEEA from the coding sequence ATGAAACAGCCCACCACCCTCGGCGAACTGAAGAAGAGCGGCTACGCGCCGCGCTCCGTGAAGGCCGAGCTCCGCACCAACCTCATCGCCCGCATCCGTGCCGGGCAGCCGCTCTTCGAGGGCATCCACGGCTACGAGGACACCGTGATCCCCGCGCTCGAGCGCGCCATCCTCGCCGGGCACAGCATAAACCTGCTCGGCCTGCGCGGACAAGCGAAGACGCGCATGGCCCGTTCGCTCGTGCAGCTGCTCGATGAATGGATCCCGGTGGTGGAGGGCAGCGAGATCAACGACGATCCGCTGGCGCCGATCTCGCGCTTCGCGAAGGACTTCATCGCAACCCACGGCGATGCCACGCCCATCACTTGGCTGCACCGCGACCAGCGCTACACCGAGAAGCTCGCCACGCCCGATGTCACCGTGGCCGACCTCATCGGCGACAGTGATCCCATCAAGGCCGCCAACCTGAAGCTCGATTACAGCGACGAGCGCGTGATCCACTTCGGCTTGATCCCGCGGAGCCATCGCGGCATCTTCGTCATCAACGAGCTGCCCGACCTGCAGCCGCGCATCCAAGTGGCGCTCTTCAACATCCTGCAGGAAGGCGATGTGCAGATCCGCGGCTTCAAGCTGCGCCTGCCGCTCGACATCCAGTTCGTCTTCACCGCCAACCCGGAGGATTACACCAATCGGGGCGCCATCATCACCCCGCTAAAGGACCGCATCCAGACGCAGATCCTCACGCACTATCCGGAGAGCATCGAGCTGGGCATGCGCATCACCGCGCAGGAGGCGCGCACCACCACGGAGCAGGCCACCCGCGTGCGCGTGCCTGACCTGTTGCGGGTGCTCGTGGAGCGCATCGCGATGGAGGCCCGATCCAGCGAGTTCGTCGACCCGAAGAGCGGCGTGAGCGCGCGCCTCACCATCAGCGCGCTGGAGAGCCTGATCGGCGCGGCCGAGCTGCGCGCGCTTCGCAATGGCGAGGAGCGCACCGTGGCGCGCATCGCCGACCTCTGGGCGGTGGTGCCCGCCATCAACGGCAAGATCGAGCTGGTGTACGAGGGCGAGCAGGAGGGGGCCGACAGCGTGGCGCGCATCCTCATCGCCACCGCCATCCGCAACGTGTTCAAGGAGCTCTTCCCCGATGCCGTGAAGGCGCGTCGTGCCGCCGAGCAGGCGAGCCGCAAGCCGCAAGGCCGCGACGATTACTCCGCGCTGCTCGATTGGTTCGACAACGATCAGCTCGAACTCTTGGCCGATGCGCCCGATGCGCAGCACCTGAAATCACTCGCTGCGGTGCCGGGCCTACGCGAGAAAGTCACCGGCAAGCAGCCGTATCTGCAGCCGGAGGAAGTGCCGCTGTGGATGGAGTTCATGCTGCACGGCATGGCTGAGCATAGCCGCATCGGGCGCAGCAAGCTCACGCGCGGGCACCGCTTCGGCGATGTGCTGGGCTCCTTGCTGGGCACAAGCAGTGAAGAGGAGGAAGAAGAGGCGTGA
- a CDS encoding MFS transporter — protein sequence MPSRAFDRRTLMLVTVAALGYFVDIYDLVLFNVVKRESLEFILGAGHPDIKDRGIDLFNIQMLGMLVGGVLWGVWGDKKGRITVLFGSILLYSIANIANAFTFDLVSYGAVRFIAGVGLAGELGAGITLIAETMPREKRGWGTMIVVTVGALGAVAASIVGGYGEGISAFIESFTGYRLMNWQVAYVVGGAMGLALLVLRMGTFESGLYKSTEKIEVERGSLRMLFGDRTRALRYLKTILIGVPIWYVIGLLVSLSQDVVVPELGIDTSALDAAGKQRINGTAIRYAYIGLSLGDLLSGLLSQWQRSRRKVIMLYLGLNLALTLFFLFGMRGATIATYNWMCLALGMATGYWVIFATVASEQFGTNLRGTVAITAPNFVRGSIYPITMIFRALVVPVGNVTAALLVGLLCIGGAFWAVRRSTETFSKDLDFVEE from the coding sequence ATGCCTTCCCGCGCCTTCGACCGTCGCACGTTGATGCTCGTGACCGTGGCCGCCCTCGGCTATTTCGTGGACATCTACGACCTCGTGCTCTTCAACGTGGTGAAGCGCGAGAGCCTCGAGTTCATCCTGGGCGCCGGGCATCCCGACATCAAGGACCGAGGCATCGACCTCTTCAACATCCAGATGCTCGGCATGCTGGTGGGCGGCGTGCTCTGGGGCGTGTGGGGCGACAAGAAGGGCCGCATCACCGTGCTCTTCGGAAGCATCCTGCTCTACTCCATCGCCAACATCGCCAACGCCTTCACCTTCGACCTGGTGAGCTACGGCGCTGTGCGCTTCATCGCGGGCGTGGGCCTCGCAGGCGAATTGGGCGCGGGCATCACGCTGATCGCCGAGACTATGCCCCGCGAGAAGCGCGGCTGGGGCACCATGATCGTGGTCACCGTGGGCGCGCTGGGCGCCGTGGCCGCGAGCATCGTGGGCGGCTATGGCGAGGGCATCAGTGCGTTCATTGAATCATTCACCGGATATCGCTTGATGAACTGGCAGGTGGCCTACGTGGTGGGCGGCGCAATGGGCCTGGCCCTGCTGGTGCTGCGCATGGGCACCTTCGAGAGCGGACTGTATAAGAGCACGGAGAAGATCGAGGTGGAGCGCGGCAGCCTGCGCATGCTCTTCGGTGATCGCACGCGCGCGCTGCGCTACCTGAAGACCATCCTCATCGGTGTGCCCATCTGGTACGTGATCGGATTGCTCGTGAGCCTGAGCCAGGATGTCGTCGTGCCCGAGCTCGGCATCGATACCAGCGCGCTCGATGCGGCCGGCAAGCAGCGCATCAACGGCACCGCCATCCGCTACGCCTACATCGGCCTCAGCCTCGGCGACCTCCTCAGCGGGCTCTTGAGCCAATGGCAGCGCAGCCGCCGCAAGGTGATCATGCTCTACCTCGGCCTCAACCTCGCGCTCACGCTCTTCTTCCTCTTCGGCATGCGCGGCGCCACCATTGCCACCTACAATTGGATGTGCTTGGCGCTGGGCATGGCCACCGGCTACTGGGTCATCTTCGCCACCGTGGCCAGCGAGCAGTTCGGCACGAACCTGCGCGGCACCGTGGCCATCACCGCGCCCAACTTCGTGCGCGGCAGCATCTACCCCATCACCATGATCTTCCGTGCCTTGGTGGTGCCCGTGGGCAACGTCACCGCGGCCCTGCTCGTGGGACTGCTCTGCATCGGCGGCGCCTTCTGGGCCGTGCGCCGCAGCACCGAGACCTTCAGCAAGGACCTGGATTTCGTGGAGGAGTGA
- a CDS encoding J domain-containing protein, with protein sequence MDHYAALGLTHEATADAIRAAYRRLAKVYHPDVSALPDAQARFVRITEAYEVLGDPAKRLRYDHTRHSPSPRRAAPRQEPRYERDVNRYQREARARAEQFSRMKYADFDAQYFDTAFGYFAPKMLGCFGIAAVFLVVMLLLIAATFMFDLNVGWALLAMLLLIPLGVWASTEFDAWHNRRQRKRKTGMP encoded by the coding sequence ATGGACCATTACGCCGCCCTCGGCCTCACGCACGAGGCTACCGCTGATGCGATCCGCGCGGCCTACCGCCGTTTGGCCAAGGTGTACCATCCCGATGTCTCCGCGCTGCCCGATGCGCAAGCCCGCTTCGTGCGCATTACCGAAGCGTATGAGGTGCTCGGCGATCCGGCCAAGCGCCTGCGCTACGACCATACGCGGCACAGCCCGAGCCCGCGCCGTGCCGCGCCGCGCCAGGAGCCGCGCTACGAGCGCGACGTGAACCGCTACCAGCGCGAGGCCCGTGCGCGCGCCGAGCAGTTCAGCAGGATGAAGTATGCCGACTTCGACGCGCAGTACTTCGATACCGCCTTCGGCTACTTCGCGCCCAAGATGCTCGGCTGCTTCGGCATCGCTGCCGTCTTCCTCGTCGTTATGCTGCTGCTGATCGCCGCGACCTTCATGTTCGACCTGAACGTGGGCTGGGCGTTATTGGCCATGCTCCTGCTCATCCCTTTGGGCGTGTGGGCGAGCACGGAGTTCGATGCCTGGCACAACCGACGGCAGCGCAAGCGGAAGACCGGGATGCCTTGA
- a CDS encoding SseB family protein, with amino-acid sequence MNYSENNVSGMVPDNARMRAAMMFFVENPTEERGFELIQTMMAEKFTVIVPMFFEADGTSAFTTVVDGNPHPVLHVFTTVEEIPETEEGVELFQILFTELILTLIKGEERWNGVVVDPDAAHSITQYFPGTGGHMLLSTASLRKAAGQIDPCHN; translated from the coding sequence ATGAACTACTCTGAGAACAACGTAAGCGGCATGGTGCCCGACAATGCCCGCATGCGGGCAGCCATGATGTTCTTCGTGGAGAACCCTACGGAAGAGCGTGGTTTCGAACTCATCCAGACCATGATGGCCGAGAAATTCACCGTGATTGTCCCCATGTTCTTCGAGGCCGATGGAACCAGCGCGTTCACAACTGTGGTCGATGGAAACCCGCATCCGGTCCTGCATGTGTTCACGACCGTGGAAGAGATTCCGGAGACGGAGGAGGGTGTAGAGCTCTTCCAGATCCTTTTCACGGAGCTCATCCTTACGCTCATCAAAGGCGAGGAACGGTGGAACGGGGTCGTTGTCGATCCGGACGCCGCCCATTCCATTACCCAGTACTTCCCGGGCACCGGCGGCCATATGCTCTTGAGCACCGCCTCCTTGCGCAAGGCTGCAGGACAAATAGACCCATGTCACAATTGA
- a CDS encoding EamA family transporter, whose protein sequence is MKVILAFAALYIIWGSTYYGIKEALTGFPPFMLGGLRFAAASAIMFAMTRAQGFSVVPENGLWKVLLVGFLLLFVGNGAVVWAQQTVPSSVAAIAIAVAPLTFTVVDRPQWSVNFRSPTTMIGIAAGIAGVWLLFRERLSVQLTDQGFEAEATAIAVLALGILAWPSGSVWSKYNPVKLSNTANSAWQMLTGAVCFLVVSFALGEWEGFSFAEVPRNAWIAEAYLVVFGSVIGFSAYVWLLSVRPATQVSTYAYVNPVVAVLLGVWLGKEQIGATEIGGLMIILLGVLLINWAKYRAR, encoded by the coding sequence TTGAAAGTCATCCTCGCTTTCGCGGCGCTGTACATCATCTGGGGCAGCACCTACTACGGCATCAAGGAAGCGCTCACGGGCTTCCCGCCCTTCATGCTCGGCGGCCTGCGCTTCGCGGCGGCGAGCGCGATCATGTTCGCGATGACCCGCGCGCAGGGATTCAGCGTTGTACCGGAGAACGGCCTGTGGAAGGTGCTGCTCGTGGGCTTCCTCTTGCTCTTCGTGGGCAATGGCGCGGTGGTGTGGGCGCAGCAAACGGTGCCCAGCAGCGTGGCGGCCATCGCCATCGCCGTGGCGCCGCTCACCTTCACCGTGGTGGACCGTCCGCAGTGGAGCGTGAATTTCCGCAGCCCCACCACCATGATCGGCATAGCGGCGGGCATCGCGGGCGTGTGGCTGCTCTTCCGGGAGCGGTTGAGCGTGCAACTGACCGATCAGGGCTTCGAGGCGGAGGCGACGGCGATCGCGGTGCTGGCCTTGGGCATCCTGGCCTGGCCATCGGGCTCGGTGTGGAGCAAGTACAACCCCGTGAAGCTCTCGAACACGGCGAACAGCGCGTGGCAGATGCTGACGGGTGCGGTGTGCTTCCTGGTGGTGAGCTTCGCCCTGGGGGAATGGGAGGGCTTCTCCTTCGCCGAGGTGCCGCGGAATGCCTGGATCGCCGAGGCCTATCTCGTGGTTTTCGGGAGCGTGATCGGTTTCAGCGCCTATGTCTGGCTGCTGAGCGTGCGACCCGCCACGCAGGTGAGCACCTATGCCTATGTGAATCCCGTTGTGGCGGTGCTGCTCGGCGTTTGGCTGGGCAAGGAGCAGATCGGCGCCACCGAGATCGGCGGCTTGATGATCATCCTGCTCGGGGTGCTGCTGATCAACTGGGCGAAGTACCGCGCCCGCTGA
- a CDS encoding GIY-YIG nuclease family protein, protein MTAWVYIMTNKPNGVLYVGVTSDLKGRVAKHKSKAYPNSFSAEYNLDKLVYFEKIDGMSKAIEREKQLKAGNRARKVKLIEGMNPEWRDLGGQIP, encoded by the coding sequence ATGACCGCCTGGGTGTACATCATGACCAACAAGCCCAACGGCGTGCTCTATGTGGGCGTCACCTCCGACCTCAAGGGCCGCGTGGCCAAGCACAAGAGCAAGGCCTACCCCAACAGCTTCTCTGCCGAGTACAACCTGGACAAGCTCGTGTACTTCGAGAAGATCGATGGCATGAGCAAGGCCATTGAGCGCGAGAAGCAGCTCAAGGCCGGGAACCGGGCGCGCAAGGTGAAACTGATCGAAGGGATGAACCCGGAGTGGAGGGATCTGGGCGGACAGATACCTTAG